From the Planctomycetaceae bacterium genome, the window GCATACTCGCTGCTGATTTGAAATCGTTGGGCCTTACCTGACATGACTGGTCGAAACCATTATCGTTGACGTCTGTGAGACGCAAACGGCCTTAAAGCACGCAGCAGGGCTGGCCATTGCTGCCGTCAAAATGGAAATTGTGAACACCGAACACGAAAACAGAGCCTTCACATGCGCATGGGGATTCTTGGCGGAACCTTTGATCCTGTCCACTATGGACACCTGCTGATGGCGGAGTCCTGTCGGGAAGAACTCCGTCTGGATCAGATTCGTTTCATCCCCGCAAGACAGCCACCCCACAAACCTGGCCGGTTGATCTCGCCGCAGTCTGATCGGGCGGAGATGCTCAGACTGGCAATCTCTGCATACCCCGAATTTACAATGGACTGCCGTGAGTTCGATCGTGAAGGGCCATCCTTTACCGTCGACACGTTAGCAGAACTATCAATCCAGTTCCCGGAAGCTCAATTGTATTTGATCATCGGAGCCGATTCACTCCAGGATCTGCTCACCTGGAGACAACCCGACCGTATCGCAGAAATCGCCCAACTGGTGGTATGCAATCGTCCCGGATACGCCCTGCCCGATCGAAGACAGGCCATCCAGTGGACCGGCCCTGAGATCGGGAATACCGTTGAATTCGTCCGCATGCCTGGCACGGATGTGTCGGCGACCGAGCTCCGCGACCGTACCAGCCATCACCGCTCTCTGCGATTTCTGACGCCACCAGCCGTGGAAGAGTACATCCGGACAAATGCGCTCTATCAGCGGAGTACTGACCAGTGACCGCTTGATGTCGCATCCCGTCTTAACCTCCGGGATGCAACGGCTTCGCTTCACTCTTTCCCGCCGGCAATCCCCCAGGACCGAATCGTTCCATCCGCCTGATTCGCCATGATGGTATTTCCGTCAGCACTAAATCGGACTCGCGCGTTGTAGGCCATGTCGTCACCAAATTCCCGGAGCGGCAAATCGAACGCCTGCCGATGCGTTTTACAGTTCCAGAGGATCAACTGCCTTCGCGAGACTCCTGCAAGGCGCTGCCCATCCGGACTGAAACAAAAATCCTGAATCTCCGGTGCAGAATTTTGTTTGTGCGCTATCGTGATCCTTTTGGTCACATCGCGAATCGTCAAATCACCCGTTTCAAATGCAATTGCCGCCAGCAGGTGATTTGCCGGATTGAATTCCAGACCCAGGCCCCAGTGACTTATAGGGAACTCATCGATCTGATTGCCCGTCCCTACATTCCATGCCCGCACAAAACAGTGAGACTCGCCAGCATCCGTAAACTGTTCGCAGGAGGCGGCGATCATAGAAGCGTCCCTGGACACCGCAAGCCGATGCACTCGAGTTGCTTCTGCCCGGACGAAGAACAGTTCGTTACCACGCAGGTCCGACAGTCGGATTTCCCCGTCTTCAGGAAGCGGTGGATTAAAAATTCCGGACGACCATGCGGCTGTTGCAACTGAATTCGGATTCAACTTCACGAAAGACACGCGCACACCATGTGCCGGCAACCTGACAACAACGTCTCCGGACACCGTATCGCGCAGGTCCATCACTGTATTGTCGTCCCGAGACGCGACGGCAATCAGAGTCCCATCATCATTCAAATCAGAAAGCCTTCCGGGACTAAGGCGTTTAGGGGGAAATGGAAGCTCCTGAGATCGAACAGCGGCCTGCGAGCCCGGTGGGAAAAACTTCAAAGGTTCCCCAGCAATTAGTGAAACCAGCTGCGCCTCGTCGTTCCATGCAAACGATTCGAGGGCCGAGTTGAGAACTGGTGTCCCGGTATCGACGCTGCCGGGAGCTTTGGAAAGATCCCAGATCCGAACGGTCCCATCCCAGTCACCTGATGCCAGCCGCTTTCCATCGGGACTAAATGCAAGACTTCTGACCTGGTTCATGTGTCCCCGAAACGGTTGCAATTCCATCCACGTCTCTGTGTCCCAAACCCGTATTTCACCTCGGTTCGTCGCGATGGCCAACTGCCGTTCTTCACAATCAAAGGCCATTGTTTCGACAAACCGAACGTCAATGGTTCGGACCAGTTTCCGACCCGGTTTCTGATACACTGATACCGTCACCCCGCCTCTTCCGGTACTTCCGCTGCCCCTGGCGACCCTGGCGACACTGACCTCAAACCGATTGCCGTGCAGAAACTGGCGGGCCCACGATCCCGTTCGCTGCACAGGAAACTCTTCGAACGTGCCATCAGCTCGTTCTACCTCGAAGCCGGCAAAGTCTTCGCTCGCTCGCCACTGCCGAATCGTTGACGGAGGACCAATGTCGTTGAGGTTATACAACAGCAGGTCCTGATCCTTTATTTCCGGCGACTGGGCAAGCGTTACTGCGAACAGCGATTCACCAGCTGGGTAGACCTCAGCAACAGGTCGATTGGTGAAGATGGGTGGAAGTTCTTCCCAGGTGTCGGTGCTCCATCGTCGCACGGTGGCCGGACCATACCCGAAGGAACGACCATGAATCCCCATATCCATCTCGACAGCGACCAGGACCGCTCCACCGTCCATATAAAGCAAATCCATGATCGACATCACGTCCGTAAATTCTTTGATGATCTGACCAGTCGATACATCTCGAATTGTGACGCGTCCTTTTGATCCTGTTTGTGTGGAATCAAAATTGGGCGCCCGATTGCCTGCTGCGATGAAGCGGCCATCCGGCGAATAGGCCAGTGCGCCGATCCACACAGCATCGCCAAATGCCATGGGCCAGCGAAATTCACTGTCGTCGAGCAATCCGGTCAGGTACTTCCATTCCCAGGGAGGGCCATACTGCTTGTCATACGTTGGTTCCAGCAGTTGCAGAATGCGTTTTGCGTTACCCAGCTCATTCGCATCATACTCAAGACGCGCCAGACGGATTTGATTGTCATGCAATTCTCCGTTAGCTGCTCGCTCACGTTCCAGTGCTCTTGCGTTTTCAACACTACGCACAATCGAAGAACCAATCAGGCCAATCGCCAACACGACAACACTGCAGAGCAGCGCTGCCAGTGCAACATTGCGCTGGCACCACCGGAAACCGCGATAAAAGACGCTCTGCGGGCGAGCCTGAATTGATTCTCCGCGCAGAAAACGGCCTAATTCCTCAGCAACAGCTTTCGCCGTGGGGTATCGATCCTGAGGACGCTTTTCGAGACATTTCATGCAGATTGTCTGAAGGTCTCGCGGGATATCCGGTTGCAGTATTCCAGGTGGCGTCGGAATTCGTTCACAGACCTGCTGCAATATGCTGATCACATCCTGTCCGGTAAAGGGTGGAATTCCGACAAGCAACGAATACAAAGTTGCACCCATACCATATACATCGGCTGTTTCATCGAGTTCCCGACTCCGTCCTCTGGCCTGTTCCGGCGAAATATATCCGGGGGTCCCGAGAACTTCTGTTGTGGCTGTCAGTGGGTCTGAAGCACCTGCCGCCTGAAGGCGTCTGGACAACCCAAAGTCCGTGACGCGAATAACCCCTGCATCATCCAGAAGAATATTAGATGGTTTAATATCGCGATGCAGAACACCATGTTCATGAGCAACCTGAATCGCATCAGCGACAACCTGCATGTATAGCGCGGCATCCCGTATGGATATCGGGGCATTCTGACTCCGTTTGGATAAGTCGCTGCCACTCACATATTCCATGATCAGAAAACACTGATCGTCCGCCTGCACAAGGGAATACACAGTGACGATATTCGGATGGTGCAGACTGCCCAGTATCTTTGCTTCGTTCTGCAGCCTTTGAAGATCAGTCGCAGTGGCATCACCGTTTGCTCGAAGCGTCTTGATGGCAACCGTTCGGTCAAGGGACAATTGCCGCGCCTTGTAGACGATTCCCTTGCCTCCGCGACCCAGAACCGCCATCACATCATAGTCCGGCAGAGAAGGCCAACCTTTCTTGTTGATCTTTCTCAGCCAGAACCTGTCCCTGTCGATTCGGCCAGTTTCCGGACCACCAGCCTCATAATCGGCATCGACCCTGCCCAGAAGCTGACGGGCTCGGTCCTGATCAAAGGCAAATGGAAGATAGTCTGAATGGGCTGCCGTTTGTCCATTCTGCAGTGCGGCCCGGTACGCGTCGGCGACAAACGCGGGAGAGAAAATTCTGCAGGCCTTCGAATCAGCTCCGGGCGGGACGTAGTCACGGAGGGACGGTGTTGCTGACTTGTCGGACGCAGTTTCCTGTTCGGCAGGGCGTTGCCGCCAGCGGTACTCAAGATCAATCTCGACGAGGTTCTGGAAGTGTTCGGCTTCGTGAGGATCATCCTGAGGCAAGCGGAACTGTTGAATCCGAGGCGGAATGCCTGACGCTTTCTCAGCGGCAGCCCATGCAGCATCGAAAGCATCCAGAATATGGTCAGGATTCATGGTGAGTTGCCGCGATCCTGCTCCGGGAAATTTGACGCAGCACCTGCCGGATTCGCGCCATCGAACAATCACAGGAGGCAGCTACCTCTGCCACCGGAATACCGTCCATTATCATTCGAACAATTTTTCGGTGCAGCGGATCCTGCAGGCGCGACAGCAGCAGTGTCGCATCGTATTGCTCTGTGCACGTGACATGCTCAAGTCGCCCGGCGACATAAGGCTGGTTGCCCGAGCTAAGAGTTGTTTCTCTGTAGAATGAGCGTTTCTCCGCCGTATTCTGTTCGACTTTCTTCTGAATCCGGCGATGCGTGAGCTTTGCTAACAGCGCCCGCAGGTCTCCGGCACGCACCAGTCGAAATTGTCGTTTCTTCAATCCGCGAAGAAGAATCAGACTCACAGACTGATAAACGTCTTCCGGATCCACGCGAACCTGCAATTGATTCGACATGCCGCTGGCAGCAAGCTTCAACGTTGCATCCCGATGTCTGTGATAAAGACGATCGGCCGCCCGTGAATCATCACTGCTCACGTAAGCTTCCGCCAGGTCAACCGAGGTTTCCGGAACACTCGCACTACCAGACATTTGAGGGCCCTCTGGTTTGAGTTCGTGAAACGCTTTGGAACGACACAGTCTGAAGAAGCTTCGCTCAGTCAGGTAATGGTCCAGGCAGGTAACTGTCCAGGCAGGGCGTATTCAGACCTGCAGGTGTCGCTCATATCTCCTGTCCGTCTTTCGACTGCACAGGCACTCATACGTGGTCACAAGCCAACATCATTGCGAAACAATTTCCAAAAAAAAGTCTGTGTTGGTCCGAATTGTTTTCAAAACGCAAATTTGAATCGGCTCATGACTTATGAAGCGCTACTCGTGGGCAATTTCAGATGCCCATGCGTGGTAAGGCTCACGCTGCGCGCGGGCTGAGCTTCTGCTGTGAAA encodes:
- the nadD gene encoding nicotinate-nucleotide adenylyltransferase, with product MRMGILGGTFDPVHYGHLLMAESCREELRLDQIRFIPARQPPHKPGRLISPQSDRAEMLRLAISAYPEFTMDCREFDREGPSFTVDTLAELSIQFPEAQLYLIIGADSLQDLLTWRQPDRIAEIAQLVVCNRPGYALPDRRQAIQWTGPEIGNTVEFVRMPGTDVSATELRDRTSHHRSLRFLTPPAVEEYIRTNALYQRSTDQ
- a CDS encoding serine/threonine-protein kinase codes for the protein MNPDHILDAFDAAWAAAEKASGIPPRIQQFRLPQDDPHEAEHFQNLVEIDLEYRWRQRPAEQETASDKSATPSLRDYVPPGADSKACRIFSPAFVADAYRAALQNGQTAAHSDYLPFAFDQDRARQLLGRVDADYEAGGPETGRIDRDRFWLRKINKKGWPSLPDYDVMAVLGRGGKGIVYKARQLSLDRTVAIKTLRANGDATATDLQRLQNEAKILGSLHHPNIVTVYSLVQADDQCFLIMEYVSGSDLSKRSQNAPISIRDAALYMQVVADAIQVAHEHGVLHRDIKPSNILLDDAGVIRVTDFGLSRRLQAAGASDPLTATTEVLGTPGYISPEQARGRSRELDETADVYGMGATLYSLLVGIPPFTGQDVISILQQVCERIPTPPGILQPDIPRDLQTICMKCLEKRPQDRYPTAKAVAEELGRFLRGESIQARPQSVFYRGFRWCQRNVALAALLCSVVVLAIGLIGSSIVRSVENARALERERAANGELHDNQIRLARLEYDANELGNAKRILQLLEPTYDKQYGPPWEWKYLTGLLDDSEFRWPMAFGDAVWIGALAYSPDGRFIAAGNRAPNFDSTQTGSKGRVTIRDVSTGQIIKEFTDVMSIMDLLYMDGGAVLVAVEMDMGIHGRSFGYGPATVRRWSTDTWEELPPIFTNRPVAEVYPAGESLFAVTLAQSPEIKDQDLLLYNLNDIGPPSTIRQWRASEDFAGFEVERADGTFEEFPVQRTGSWARQFLHGNRFEVSVARVARGSGSTGRGGVTVSVYQKPGRKLVRTIDVRFVETMAFDCEERQLAIATNRGEIRVWDTETWMELQPFRGHMNQVRSLAFSPDGKRLASGDWDGTVRIWDLSKAPGSVDTGTPVLNSALESFAWNDEAQLVSLIAGEPLKFFPPGSQAAVRSQELPFPPKRLSPGRLSDLNDDGTLIAVASRDDNTVMDLRDTVSGDVVVRLPAHGVRVSFVKLNPNSVATAAWSSGIFNPPLPEDGEIRLSDLRGNELFFVRAEATRVHRLAVSRDASMIAASCEQFTDAGESHCFVRAWNVGTGNQIDEFPISHWGLGLEFNPANHLLAAIAFETGDLTIRDVTKRITIAHKQNSAPEIQDFCFSPDGQRLAGVSRRQLILWNCKTHRQAFDLPLREFGDDMAYNARVRFSADGNTIMANQADGTIRSWGIAGGKE
- a CDS encoding ECF-type sigma factor — protein: MSGSASVPETSVDLAEAYVSSDDSRAADRLYHRHRDATLKLAASGMSNQLQVRVDPEDVYQSVSLILLRGLKKRQFRLVRAGDLRALLAKLTHRRIQKKVEQNTAEKRSFYRETTLSSGNQPYVAGRLEHVTCTEQYDATLLLSRLQDPLHRKIVRMIMDGIPVAEVAASCDCSMARIRQVLRQISRSRIAATHHES